A stretch of Lathyrus oleraceus cultivar Zhongwan6 chromosome 6, CAAS_Psat_ZW6_1.0, whole genome shotgun sequence DNA encodes these proteins:
- the LOC127096571 gene encoding 1-aminocyclopropane-1-carboxylate oxidase homolog 1, with amino-acid sequence MEDFEREKEVKAFDETKLGVKGLVDAGITKVPRIFHHPRDNTKIASESEDTKNYTIPVIDLANIHEDPRARKRVVESVRDASETYGFFQIVNHGIPVSILNQMKDGVLSFFEQDNEVKKEFYTREPKPFMYYSNIKLYKAVAATWKDSFLCNMAPVPPKPEDLPIVCREILLKYLNQVKKLGSILFELLSEALGLNPNYLRDYGCADGLYAFGHYYPACPEPELTLGAVKHADVVFMTVLLQDHVGGLQILHKDMWIDVPPIHEALIVNLGDLIQLITNDKFKSIEHRVVANLGAPRVSIASFFGTVYHQSTRTFGPIKELLSEDNPAKYRETSISEFVVHFTTKCTTGTSPLMHYRI; translated from the exons ATGGAAGATTTCGAAAGAGAAAAAGAAGTAAAAGCTTTTGATGAAACAAAACTCGGTGTCAAAGGACTTGTTGATGCAGGAATTACCAAGGTCCCTCGTATCTTCCATCATCCACGTGATAACACCAAAATTGCATCAGAATCAGAGGATACAAAAAACTACACTATTCCTGTGATAGATCTGGCCAACATTCACGAAGATCCACGTGCTCGCAAAAGAGTGGTTGAAAGTGTTAGAGATGCATCAGAGACATATGGATTTTTTCAGATCGTAAATCATGGCATCCCTGTGAGTATTCTGAATCAAATGAAAGATGGAGTGTTAAGTTTTTTTGAACAAGATAATGAGGTGAAGAAGGAGTTTTATACTCGTGAACCAAAACCTTTCATGTATTATAGTAATATTAAACTATACAAAGCAGTTGCAGCTACTTGGAAAGATTCTTTCCTTTGCAACATGGCTCCTGTTCCCCCTAAACCAGAAGATCTACCAATTGTATGCAG GGAGATATTGTTGAAATACTTGAACCAAGTGAAGAAACTGGGGAGTATATTGTTTGAGTTACTATCAGAAGCTCTTGGTTTGAATCCCAACTATTTAAGAGATTACGGTTGTGCTGACGGCTTATATGCTTTTGGCCATTACTATCCGGCATGTCCTGAACCAGAGTTAACTTTGGGAGCTGTAAAACATGCCGATGTTGTTTTCATGACTGTGCTTCTACAAGATCATGTAGGTGGCCTCCAAATTCTTCATAAAGACATGTGGATTGATGTACCTCCTATACACGAGGCTCTTATCGTTAACCTTGGTGATTTAATACAG CTTATCACCAATGATAAATTCAAGAGTATTGAACATAGAGTAGTGGCAAATCTTGGAGCACCAAGAGTGTCTATTGCAAGCTTTTTTGGCACTGTTTATCATCAATCTACAAGAACTTTTGGTCCCATCAAGGAACTTTTGTCTGAAGACAATCCTGCGAAATATAGAGAGACTTCAATTTCAGAATTTGTAGTTCACTTTACAACAAAATGTACTACTGGTACTTCTCCTCTGATGCATTACAGGATTTAA